A section of the Saccharopolyspora gregorii genome encodes:
- a CDS encoding D-alanine--D-alanine ligase family protein encodes MSDRWVAVLSGGLSHEREVSLRSGRRLSTALRSVGMTVGEWDADSRLLARVQDERPDAVVIALHGGEGENGAVQSVLDMLGVPYVGTDPRACRRAWDKPTAKAELARAGLSTPDWVVLPHATFRELGAQAVLDALVAKLGLPLMLKPDQGGSALGARVVRDASELPSAMVGALAYGDTVLVEQFVEGVEVAISVVDTADGPEALPAVRIEAADGVYDYTARYTAGLTSYEAPADLAPDVATRAGELAVSAHRLLGLRDVSRTDAIIDQHGVPHFLEVNVSPGLTETSLFPMAVEAADRSLGEVFAGLVEKAIARGN; translated from the coding sequence GTGTCCGATCGTTGGGTCGCCGTGCTGTCCGGTGGGCTGTCGCACGAGCGCGAAGTGTCGTTGCGCTCCGGGAGGCGGTTGTCCACCGCGCTGCGCTCCGTCGGAATGACCGTGGGGGAGTGGGACGCGGACTCCCGCCTCCTCGCACGCGTCCAGGACGAACGGCCGGATGCCGTGGTCATCGCGCTGCACGGTGGTGAAGGGGAGAACGGCGCGGTGCAGTCCGTGCTGGACATGCTCGGCGTCCCGTACGTGGGCACCGACCCGCGCGCCTGCCGCCGCGCGTGGGACAAGCCGACCGCCAAGGCCGAGCTGGCGCGCGCGGGCCTCAGCACCCCGGACTGGGTGGTGCTGCCGCACGCCACGTTCCGCGAACTCGGGGCGCAGGCGGTGCTGGACGCGCTGGTCGCCAAGCTCGGCCTGCCGCTGATGCTGAAGCCGGACCAGGGCGGGTCGGCGCTCGGCGCCCGGGTCGTCCGGGACGCCTCGGAACTGCCCTCGGCGATGGTGGGTGCGCTGGCCTACGGCGACACCGTGCTCGTGGAGCAGTTCGTCGAAGGCGTCGAGGTGGCGATCAGCGTCGTCGACACCGCGGACGGGCCGGAGGCGTTGCCCGCGGTGCGGATCGAAGCAGCCGACGGCGTGTACGACTACACCGCGCGCTACACCGCGGGGCTCACCAGCTACGAGGCCCCGGCCGATCTGGCACCGGACGTCGCGACCCGGGCGGGGGAGCTGGCGGTCTCGGCGCACCGGCTGCTGGGGCTGCGCGACGTGTCCCGCACCGACGCGATCATCGATCAGCACGGGGTGCCGCACTTCCTCGAAGTGAACGTGTCGCCGGGACTGACCGAGACCTCGCTGTTCCCGATGGCGGTGGAAGCCGCCGACCGGTCCCTCGGCGAGGTGTTCGCCGGACTGGTGGAGAAGGCGATCGCTCGCGGCAACTGA
- a CDS encoding aminotransferase-like domain-containing protein, protein MSDHGSNPTDQQQPGPQQEAAVQQAGAARNLDAHRDRYAQRTAGMTASEIRALFAVASRPEVVSLAGGMPNLAALPLDSLATEVARLIADDGQAALQYGSAHGVPELREQICEIMAAEGITGHPDDVMVTVGSQMALDMVTRLFCDPGDVVLAEGPSYVGALGSFAAYQAKVVHVAMDDDGLQPEALRHAIAEVTARGERIKFLYTIPNFHNPGGVTLAVERRAEILEICRKHDILVLEDNPYGLLGFDGQTYPALRSLDPENVVYLGSFSKTFASGLRVGWVLAPHAVREKLVLAAESATLCPPTLNQMIVSRYLTTHDWKGQIKTFREQYRERRDAMLGALEQHMPAGCTWTKPDGGFYVWLTAPEGVDTKAMLPRAVTQRVAYASGTGFYADSFGARQMRLSYCYPTPERIREGVRRLANTLTDEMELVRTFGTVPQRAVSGPEAPSPDTA, encoded by the coding sequence ATGTCCGATCACGGCAGCAACCCGACCGATCAGCAGCAGCCCGGCCCCCAGCAGGAGGCAGCGGTCCAGCAGGCAGGAGCGGCGCGCAACCTCGACGCGCACCGCGACCGCTACGCCCAGCGGACCGCAGGCATGACCGCATCGGAGATCCGGGCACTGTTCGCCGTGGCCAGCCGGCCCGAGGTCGTCTCGCTCGCCGGCGGAATGCCGAACCTCGCCGCGCTGCCGCTGGACTCGCTCGCCACCGAGGTCGCCCGGCTCATCGCCGATGACGGCCAAGCCGCGCTGCAGTACGGCTCCGCGCACGGCGTGCCGGAGCTGCGCGAGCAGATCTGCGAGATCATGGCCGCCGAGGGGATCACCGGTCACCCGGACGACGTGATGGTCACCGTCGGTTCCCAGATGGCGCTGGACATGGTGACCAGGCTGTTCTGCGACCCGGGCGACGTGGTCCTCGCCGAAGGACCGTCCTACGTCGGTGCGCTCGGCTCCTTCGCCGCCTACCAGGCCAAGGTCGTGCACGTCGCGATGGACGACGACGGCCTCCAGCCCGAGGCGCTGCGGCACGCGATCGCCGAGGTCACCGCGCGCGGCGAACGCATCAAGTTCCTCTACACCATCCCGAACTTCCACAACCCCGGCGGCGTCACGCTCGCCGTGGAGCGCCGCGCCGAGATCCTCGAGATCTGCCGCAAGCACGACATCCTGGTGCTCGAGGACAACCCGTACGGCCTGCTCGGCTTCGACGGGCAGACCTACCCGGCGCTGCGCAGCCTCGACCCGGAGAACGTGGTCTACCTCGGCTCGTTCTCCAAGACCTTCGCGTCCGGGCTCCGCGTCGGCTGGGTGCTCGCCCCGCACGCGGTGCGGGAGAAGCTGGTGCTCGCCGCCGAATCGGCGACGCTGTGCCCGCCCACGCTGAACCAGATGATCGTGTCCCGCTACCTCACCACGCACGACTGGAAGGGCCAGATCAAGACCTTCCGCGAGCAGTACCGGGAGCGCCGCGACGCGATGCTCGGCGCCCTGGAGCAGCACATGCCGGCCGGCTGCACTTGGACCAAGCCCGACGGCGGGTTCTACGTGTGGCTCACCGCCCCGGAAGGCGTGGACACCAAGGCGATGCTGCCGCGCGCCGTGACCCAGCGGGTCGCGTACGCCTCCGGCACCGGCTTCTACGCGGACTCGTTCGGAGCCCGGCAGATGCGGCTGTCCTACTGCTACCCGACGCCGGAACGCATCCGGGAAGGCGTCCGCAGGCTCGCGAACACGCTGACCGACGAGATGGAGCTGGTGCGGACCTTCGGCACCGTGCCGCAGCGCGCGGTGTCCGGGCCCGAAGCTCCCTCTCCCGACACGGCGTAA
- a CDS encoding ParB/RepB/Spo0J family partition protein: MTERKGGLGRGLAALIPSGPPAESGGSTGVSVRGAGFTPPPSPAPGDGASAPEPVSRETSGGTVAGATYREVVTASITPNPRQPRQVFDEEALSELEHSIREFGLMQPIVVREIESGQYELIMGERRWRASQRAGLEVIPAIVRETADDALLRDALLENIHRVQLNPLEEAAAYQQLLDEFDVTHDELAERIGRSRPVITNTIRLLRLPMPVQRRVAAGVLSAGHARALLALDDAGGQEELASRIIAEGLSVRATEEAVTLKKSEGPAKQKAAPRKQLQSPGLQGLAEKLSDRFDTKVKVDLGKRKGRIVVEFGSVDDLERLAELLLPGEAEKLREIREG, from the coding sequence ATGACCGAACGCAAGGGTGGTCTGGGGCGCGGCCTCGCGGCGCTGATCCCGAGCGGTCCTCCCGCGGAGAGCGGCGGCTCGACCGGAGTCTCCGTGCGCGGCGCCGGCTTCACCCCACCTCCCTCCCCCGCTCCGGGGGACGGCGCGAGCGCGCCAGAGCCGGTTTCACGTGAAACGAGCGGCGGAACGGTGGCGGGCGCGACCTACCGGGAGGTCGTGACCGCGTCCATCACGCCGAATCCGCGGCAGCCGCGGCAGGTCTTCGACGAAGAGGCGCTGTCCGAGCTGGAGCACTCGATCCGCGAGTTCGGGCTGATGCAGCCGATCGTGGTGCGGGAGATCGAGTCCGGCCAGTACGAGCTCATCATGGGCGAGCGCCGCTGGCGCGCCTCGCAGCGCGCCGGTCTGGAGGTCATCCCGGCGATCGTCCGCGAGACGGCGGACGACGCGCTGCTGCGGGACGCCCTGCTGGAGAACATCCACCGGGTGCAGCTGAACCCGCTCGAAGAGGCGGCCGCGTACCAGCAGCTGCTGGACGAGTTCGACGTGACGCACGACGAGCTGGCGGAGCGGATCGGTCGCAGCCGTCCGGTCATCACCAACACGATCCGCCTGCTCCGGCTGCCGATGCCGGTGCAGCGCCGGGTCGCGGCCGGGGTGCTGTCGGCGGGGCACGCGCGGGCGCTGCTCGCCTTGGACGACGCGGGCGGCCAGGAGGAGCTGGCATCGCGGATCATCGCCGAGGGGTTGTCCGTGCGGGCGACCGAGGAGGCGGTGACGCTCAAGAAGAGCGAGGGGCCGGCGAAGCAGAAGGCGGCGCCGCGGAAGCAGCTGCAGTCCCCCGGTTTGCAGGGGCTCGCGGAGAAGCTGTCCGACCGCTTCGACACGAAGGTCAAGGTCGATCTGGGCAAGCGGAAGGGCCGGATCGTCGTGGAGTTCGGTTCGGTCGACGACTTGGAGCGGTTGGCCGAGTTGTTGTTGCCGGGTGAGGCCGAAAAACTCCGCGAAATCCGGGAGGGATGA